A region of uncultured Draconibacterium sp. DNA encodes the following proteins:
- the atpC gene encoding ATP synthase F1 subunit epsilon: protein MHLEIITPDKKVFEGDVKLIQLPGSKGGFEILKNHAPIISTLEKGVLKIIETSGSEQHFEIDGGVIENKANKIIVLVEST from the coding sequence ATGCATTTAGAAATAATTACACCGGACAAAAAAGTTTTTGAGGGGGATGTAAAGCTCATTCAGCTTCCCGGAAGCAAAGGTGGCTTTGAAATACTTAAAAACCATGCTCCAATTATTTCAACACTCGAAAAAGGAGTGCTGAAAATTATTGAAACAAGTGGCAGTGAGCAGCATTTTGAAATTGACGGTGGTGTTATTGAAAATAAAGCAAATAAAATTATTGTACTTGTTGAATCGACATAG
- the atpD gene encoding F0F1 ATP synthase subunit beta, whose product MAQSIGKILQVIGPVVDVNFDSEGSELPSIYDALEIPREGKDSLIIECQQHIGENTIRCVAMDSTDGLKRGTAVHALGSPITMPKGEIALGRLLNVVGDSVDGLEQLPKEGLNIHNEPPKYEDLTTETEVLYTGIKVIDLIEPYAKGGKIGLFGGAGVGKTVLIQELINNIALAHSGLSVFAGVGERTREGNDLLREMIEANIVDYGEEFKKSMEEGSWDLSKVDPERLKKSKLAMVFGQMNEPPGARARVALSGLTIAESLRDGDGSAGGGRDILFFVDNIFRFTQAGAETSALLGRMPSAVGYQPTLATEMGVMQERITSTKNGSITSVQAVYVPADDLTDPAPATTFAHLDATTVLSRKIAELGIYPAVDPLDSSSRILTPEIVGDEHYSCAQDVIMLLQRYTELQDIIAILGMDELSEEDKLVVHRARRVQRFLSQPFFVASAFTGLEGKLVSIEDTIKGFRMIMNGEVDKYPEAAFNLVGTIEEAIEKGEKLLADN is encoded by the coding sequence ATGGCTCAGAGCATAGGAAAAATATTACAGGTTATCGGACCTGTAGTAGATGTTAATTTCGATAGTGAAGGCAGTGAACTTCCATCAATTTACGATGCATTGGAAATTCCCCGCGAAGGCAAAGACAGTTTAATAATAGAATGTCAGCAACACATTGGTGAAAATACCATTCGTTGTGTGGCAATGGATTCAACCGATGGTTTGAAACGTGGTACTGCGGTGCATGCATTGGGTAGTCCGATTACCATGCCAAAAGGAGAGATTGCACTTGGTCGCCTGCTGAACGTGGTTGGCGATTCGGTTGACGGATTAGAGCAATTGCCAAAAGAAGGTTTGAATATTCATAACGAGCCTCCGAAATACGAAGATTTAACAACTGAAACCGAAGTATTATATACCGGTATTAAGGTAATCGACCTGATTGAACCTTATGCAAAAGGTGGTAAAATTGGTTTGTTTGGTGGTGCCGGTGTGGGTAAAACCGTACTGATCCAGGAGCTGATCAACAACATTGCACTGGCACACTCAGGATTATCGGTATTTGCCGGTGTTGGAGAGCGTACCCGTGAAGGAAACGACCTGCTTCGCGAGATGATTGAAGCAAACATCGTAGATTACGGTGAAGAGTTTAAGAAATCGATGGAAGAAGGTAGCTGGGATCTTTCGAAGGTTGATCCGGAGCGATTGAAAAAATCGAAGCTGGCCATGGTATTTGGTCAGATGAACGAACCACCGGGTGCACGTGCACGTGTTGCACTTTCAGGATTAACAATTGCTGAAAGTTTGCGCGATGGCGACGGTTCTGCCGGAGGTGGGCGTGATATTCTTTTCTTCGTCGACAATATTTTCCGTTTTACACAAGCTGGTGCTGAAACTTCGGCTCTGCTCGGTCGTATGCCATCGGCAGTAGGTTACCAACCAACGCTGGCCACCGAAATGGGTGTTATGCAGGAACGGATTACTTCTACTAAAAATGGTTCGATTACATCGGTACAGGCGGTTTATGTACCCGCCGATGACCTGACCGACCCTGCTCCGGCAACAACATTTGCCCACCTCGATGCAACAACGGTATTAAGTCGTAAAATTGCTGAGCTGGGTATTTATCCTGCGGTTGACCCGCTCGATTCTTCTTCACGGATTCTGACTCCTGAAATTGTTGGCGATGAGCATTACAGCTGCGCACAGGATGTGATTATGTTGCTACAGCGCTACACCGAGTTGCAGGATATTATCGCAATTCTGGGTATGGACGAACTTTCGGAAGAAGATAAACTGGTAGTACACCGGGCACGTCGTGTTCAGCGTTTCCTTTCGCAGCCCTTCTTTGTTGCTTCGGCATTTACCGGACTGGAAGGGAAACTGGTTTCGATTGAAGATACCATTAAAGGTTTCAGAATGATTATGAACGGTGAGGTTGACAAATATCCTGAAGCGGCATTTAACCTTGTTGGTACTATTGAAGAGGCCATCGAAAAAGGTGAAAAATTGTTAGCTGATAACTAA
- a CDS encoding polyprenyl synthetase family protein — MYTVEELQNRVSAEIEKRSKELLSNQPVELYAPIKYSLDMGGKRLRPVLVLLACNMFSETVDQAIPAAVGIEVFHNFTLLHDDIMDKADVRRSRPTVHKQFSENAAILSGDAMAFQSYRYFLEERSEALPEVLEVFSKTAIEVCEGQQFDMDFEKRMDVTEEEYLEMIRLKTAVLLACSLKVGALLANAPVNLANQLYDFGINLGLAFQLQDDLLDTFGDQAVFGKQIGGDILANKKTFLLINALEKASESEKAALINWIEKKNFDPKEKIAAVTGLYQSIGVKIIAEEKVNDFFYGAIRILDDLDVQDVVKQPLRNLAHKMLIRKH; from the coding sequence ATGTATACCGTAGAAGAACTTCAAAACAGAGTGAGTGCCGAAATTGAAAAGCGCTCGAAAGAACTGCTCAGTAATCAACCGGTTGAATTGTATGCGCCCATAAAATATTCGCTCGATATGGGCGGAAAACGTTTGCGTCCGGTGTTGGTTTTGCTGGCCTGCAATATGTTTTCCGAAACTGTTGATCAGGCCATTCCTGCAGCAGTTGGTATTGAGGTCTTCCACAACTTTACGCTGCTTCACGATGATATAATGGACAAAGCGGATGTGCGCAGAAGCCGCCCCACGGTGCATAAGCAGTTTAGCGAAAATGCAGCCATTTTATCCGGCGATGCCATGGCTTTTCAGTCGTATCGGTATTTTCTTGAAGAACGGTCGGAAGCGCTGCCCGAAGTGCTGGAGGTATTCAGTAAAACCGCTATAGAAGTATGCGAAGGCCAGCAATTCGACATGGATTTTGAAAAGCGAATGGATGTGACCGAAGAGGAGTATCTGGAAATGATCCGCTTAAAAACCGCTGTTTTGCTGGCATGCAGTTTAAAGGTTGGTGCACTTTTAGCCAATGCTCCCGTAAACCTGGCAAACCAGCTTTACGATTTTGGCATTAACCTGGGATTGGCTTTCCAGTTGCAGGATGATCTGTTGGATACTTTTGGCGACCAGGCGGTTTTTGGAAAACAAATTGGTGGCGATATTCTGGCCAATAAAAAAACGTTTTTGTTGATTAATGCACTGGAAAAAGCATCGGAAAGTGAAAAAGCGGCTTTAATAAACTGGATCGAAAAAAAGAACTTTGATCCGAAAGAAAAAATTGCTGCCGTTACCGGATTGTATCAATCTATTGGAGTAAAAATTATTGCCGAAGAAAAAGTAAATGACTTTTTTTACGGAGCTATTCGCATTTTAGATGATTTGGATGTGCAGGATGTTGTAAAACAGCCACTTCGTAACCTTGCGCACAAAATGCTTATACGAAAGCATTAG
- a CDS encoding efflux RND transporter permease subunit — MWIKLSRLILRNRILFLSVLAVITIFLGYHARKVEMSYEYASLLPKKDQAYKDYQNFVKIFGQEGNLIIVGVQDTNFFRLDHFNAWKSLCNDLKKVDGVENLLSVSNTYNLEKNKDEKRFEVVNTFPDTITSQEELDEYVTEFKRLPFYRKLVYNDETNTYLLAITVNKDKMASKEREDLVAGIQEVCHNFEQKEDVKLHYSGVPYIRVVNSVKIKRELYMFSVLALLICIVVLFLFFRSFKAVFVPVLIVIVGVIWAMGMLSLFGYKITLLSGMIPPLLIVIGIPNSIYMLNKFHHEYVSHGNKIKALQRVIIKIGNATFLTNLTTASGFATFIIVKSDILRQFGIIASLNILGLFILSLLLIPIIFSFIGAPSSRHVGHLDSKMVTSIIRKLMHITQNYRQVVYFATIGIIVVSIYGITLMKSSGYMLDDIPEDDPVYVDLKFFERNFNGLMPLEIMVDTKKPQGVMQLSTFQKIEQLEERLAEYPELSASISLLNLLKFAKQAFYNGHERYYSVPNNREKNFILQYAATGEENAGLLHSFMDSTRQTTRISIRVKDVGTKRMEELYTQFNADIDSIFTSDKYDVTVTGSSIIAFKGNQYLLKNLFSSLGLAILLISTFMAIMFSSWRMVILSLTPNIIPLIFTAAIMGFTGIPIKASTILVFSIAFGISVDNTIHFLAKYRQELNMTNWDIRKSVVIALKETGVSMLYTSVVLFFGFGIFTISNFGGTQAMGILVSLTLLVAVTSNLILLPSLLSGLERLTTTEAFKEPLLHIYDEEEDIELDDLEIVPDDELNLGN, encoded by the coding sequence ATGTGGATTAAACTATCCAGACTAATCCTTAGGAATCGAATCCTCTTTCTTTCAGTTTTGGCTGTTATTACTATTTTTTTGGGATATCATGCCCGAAAAGTGGAGATGTCGTATGAGTACGCTTCATTGCTGCCAAAGAAAGATCAAGCCTATAAAGATTACCAGAATTTTGTAAAAATATTTGGTCAGGAGGGGAACCTGATCATTGTTGGAGTGCAGGACACCAATTTTTTTCGTCTCGATCATTTTAATGCATGGAAATCGCTGTGCAACGATTTGAAAAAGGTGGACGGCGTTGAAAATCTGCTTTCGGTATCAAATACCTACAACCTTGAAAAAAACAAGGACGAAAAAAGGTTTGAAGTGGTAAATACCTTTCCGGATACGATTACCAGTCAGGAGGAACTGGATGAATACGTGACAGAATTTAAGCGGCTGCCTTTCTACCGTAAACTGGTTTATAACGACGAAACCAACACCTACCTGCTGGCCATTACGGTAAACAAAGATAAAATGGCAAGCAAGGAGCGCGAAGACCTGGTTGCCGGAATTCAGGAGGTTTGCCATAATTTCGAGCAGAAAGAAGATGTAAAACTGCATTATTCCGGCGTCCCCTACATCAGGGTAGTGAACTCGGTAAAAATTAAGCGCGAGCTGTATATGTTCAGTGTGCTGGCGCTGCTAATTTGTATCGTGGTTTTATTCCTGTTCTTCCGTTCGTTTAAAGCTGTTTTTGTTCCGGTGCTTATTGTAATTGTTGGGGTTATCTGGGCCATGGGAATGTTGTCGCTGTTTGGCTACAAAATTACCCTGTTATCTGGGATGATCCCGCCTTTGTTAATCGTTATCGGAATTCCGAACAGTATTTACATGCTGAATAAATTTCATCATGAATACGTTAGCCACGGAAATAAAATTAAGGCGCTGCAGCGTGTGATTATTAAAATTGGTAACGCTACCTTTTTAACCAATCTTACCACAGCTTCTGGATTTGCTACATTTATTATTGTAAAGAGTGATATTTTGCGGCAGTTTGGTATCATCGCCTCCTTGAATATTCTGGGGCTTTTTATTCTTTCGCTGCTGCTTATTCCAATTATATTCAGTTTTATCGGAGCGCCATCATCGCGCCACGTTGGCCACCTCGATAGTAAGATGGTGACATCGATAATCCGTAAACTGATGCACATAACCCAAAATTACCGGCAGGTGGTTTATTTTGCTACCATCGGTATTATTGTGGTAAGCATTTACGGAATCACCCTGATGAAAAGCTCGGGTTATATGCTCGATGATATCCCGGAAGATGATCCGGTGTATGTCGATCTGAAATTCTTTGAACGCAACTTTAACGGCCTCATGCCTTTGGAAATTATGGTCGACACCAAAAAACCACAGGGTGTGATGCAGTTAAGCACTTTCCAAAAAATAGAGCAGTTGGAAGAACGCCTGGCCGAATATCCTGAATTGTCGGCATCAATTTCCTTGCTTAACCTTCTTAAGTTTGCCAAGCAGGCATTTTATAATGGTCACGAGCGCTATTACAGCGTGCCCAATAACCGCGAAAAAAACTTTATTCTGCAATATGCAGCAACGGGCGAAGAGAATGCCGGATTGTTACATTCGTTTATGGACAGCACCCGGCAAACTACCCGAATCAGCATCCGGGTAAAAGATGTGGGCACCAAACGAATGGAAGAATTGTATACCCAGTTTAATGCCGATATCGACTCGATATTTACTTCCGACAAATACGATGTAACCGTTACCGGCTCAAGTATCATTGCGTTTAAAGGAAACCAGTATTTATTAAAGAACCTTTTTTCGAGTCTGGGATTGGCTATTTTGTTGATTTCCACTTTTATGGCTATCATGTTCTCTTCGTGGAGGATGGTGATTCTGTCGCTTACGCCAAACATTATCCCACTGATTTTTACGGCGGCGATAATGGGTTTTACAGGTATACCGATAAAGGCATCTACCATTTTGGTATTTAGTATCGCTTTTGGTATTTCGGTTGATAATACGATTCACTTTTTGGCCAAGTACCGGCAGGAGCTGAATATGACTAACTGGGACATTCGAAAATCGGTTGTAATTGCATTAAAAGAAACCGGTGTTAGTATGTTGTATACTTCGGTGGTGTTGTTCTTTGGATTCGGAATTTTTACCATTTCCAATTTCGGAGGAACACAGGCCATGGGAATCCTGGTATCGTTAACACTGTTGGTTGCCGTAACATCAAACCTGATTTTGCTGCCATCGTTATTGTCGGGTCTTGAGCGGCTTACAACAACCGAAGCCTTTAAAGAACCACTCCTTCATATTTACGATGAAGAAGAAGATATTGAACTCGATGATCTGGAAATTGTTCCTGATGACGAATTAAATCTGGGAAACTGA
- a CDS encoding PQQ-binding-like beta-propeller repeat protein, whose amino-acid sequence MLKFKSFLTLFSAILYLSVCAQQIDPSRQWSMYRGNSISGYLDNVNLPETWDAATHKNIAWQTAIPGLGHSCPVVWGDKIFVTTAVSEQDEDDVKTGIYGSIGSVPDSSMHYWRVYCVDKHSGEIEWDRTSYTGIPEQKRHPMSSHANCTPATNGEFVVAFFGSEGLYCYDMNGNLQWSKDFGVLKSSFFLVKEAEWEFSSSPLIHKNVVIIQCDVQENSFVAAYDIKSGKELWKQNRDEYPGWSTPNIYSDGEKDIVVVNGYKHRGGYDFKTGEEIWRMAGGGDIPVPSPVIGNDYIYFNSAHGKVSPIYAIQKNAVGDITLEERATSNEFVKWAKLRGGSYMGTMLLYGGYLYNARWNGRMTCYNAETGEEMYSEKVGEGNSYTSSPVAADGVVYIADNDGNVYSVKAGPEYELLATNKLEQKVMSTPAIADGYLLFRTVESLIAISEIER is encoded by the coding sequence ATGTTGAAATTCAAATCGTTTCTCACCTTATTCTCAGCAATTTTGTATTTATCAGTGTGCGCGCAGCAAATCGATCCTTCGCGGCAGTGGAGTATGTACCGTGGAAATTCTATTTCCGGCTATCTCGATAATGTCAACCTGCCCGAAACCTGGGATGCCGCTACCCATAAAAATATTGCCTGGCAAACCGCCATTCCCGGCCTGGGGCATTCGTGCCCGGTTGTTTGGGGCGATAAGATTTTTGTAACCACAGCAGTTAGTGAACAAGATGAGGACGATGTAAAAACCGGCATTTACGGTTCGATAGGTTCGGTGCCAGATAGTTCTATGCATTATTGGCGGGTGTATTGTGTGGATAAACATTCGGGAGAGATCGAGTGGGATAGAACCTCTTATACTGGTATTCCCGAGCAAAAACGTCATCCCATGTCGTCGCATGCCAATTGCACGCCGGCAACAAACGGAGAATTTGTGGTGGCCTTTTTCGGATCGGAAGGCTTGTATTGTTACGATATGAATGGAAACCTCCAGTGGTCGAAGGATTTTGGAGTGTTAAAATCGTCCTTCTTTTTGGTGAAGGAAGCCGAATGGGAATTTTCAAGTTCACCGTTGATTCATAAAAACGTTGTAATTATTCAGTGCGATGTTCAGGAAAATTCTTTTGTAGCTGCTTACGATATAAAAAGTGGTAAAGAGCTTTGGAAACAAAATCGCGACGAATATCCCGGCTGGTCAACTCCAAATATTTATTCTGATGGCGAAAAGGACATTGTTGTGGTGAATGGATATAAACACCGGGGAGGATACGATTTTAAAACCGGTGAAGAAATATGGCGAATGGCCGGAGGAGGCGATATTCCGGTTCCGTCGCCGGTAATTGGCAACGATTACATTTATTTTAACAGTGCCCACGGAAAAGTTTCGCCGATTTATGCCATTCAGAAAAATGCGGTGGGCGATATTACTTTAGAAGAAAGAGCGACCTCGAATGAATTTGTAAAATGGGCAAAACTACGTGGCGGATCGTACATGGGAACCATGTTGTTGTATGGTGGTTACCTCTACAATGCGCGTTGGAACGGGAGGATGACCTGCTACAATGCTGAAACCGGGGAGGAGATGTATTCGGAAAAAGTTGGGGAAGGTAACAGTTATACATCATCGCCGGTGGCCGCTGATGGAGTGGTGTATATTGCTGATAACGATGGTAATGTGTATTCGGTAAAAGCCGGGCCGGAATATGAACTTTTAGCGACAAATAAATTGGAACAGAAGGTGATGTCGACACCGGCCATTGCCGACGGGTACCTTTTATTCCGAACAGTCGAAAGTCTTATTGCTATTTCTGAAATAGAAAGATGA
- a CDS encoding HEAT repeat domain-containing protein: MKYIITTIISVVLLIFSLNIEAQSQQSEIDSLVNKMRTAGREWNNYAEPLIKIGEPAVPKLIENARDTSLSQWNRRILITTLNSIHSERWVEPALEILLDEKETSEIRNRVTAGLSGFDLSEVKNELWDLFTGFENQFYKSNIANLLLSADTAMAYKAFYELYHTQDGHIQRNALQKLVLLRPDNSTHWYLKALQGEDWMTANLAMDSLINASSFTAGPLISVYRLPGVNDEVQWRIVYVLAQRFNSAYIPFFCEALKNKSWLVRTESAIALTRLNKPEVLKQMTSMQNDSSEIVQNNARWVIRCLNEK; encoded by the coding sequence ATGAAATACATTATAACAACAATAATATCTGTGGTTCTACTGATTTTTTCTCTGAATATCGAGGCGCAAAGCCAACAATCAGAAATTGATTCGCTGGTAAATAAAATGAGAACGGCCGGAAGGGAGTGGAACAATTATGCTGAGCCGTTAATAAAAATTGGAGAACCTGCTGTGCCGAAATTAATTGAAAATGCCAGAGATACAAGTCTGAGTCAATGGAACAGAAGGATTCTGATTACAACTCTTAATTCGATTCATTCGGAGCGATGGGTGGAGCCTGCACTTGAAATTCTACTTGATGAAAAGGAAACTTCGGAAATCAGAAACCGGGTGACTGCCGGATTATCGGGTTTTGACTTATCGGAAGTAAAAAATGAATTGTGGGACTTGTTCACTGGGTTTGAAAATCAGTTTTACAAATCGAATATTGCCAACCTGCTGCTGAGTGCCGACACTGCCATGGCATACAAAGCCTTTTACGAGCTCTACCATACGCAGGACGGACATATACAACGGAATGCCTTGCAAAAGTTGGTGCTTCTTCGCCCTGACAATTCAACACACTGGTACCTAAAAGCATTGCAGGGAGAAGACTGGATGACAGCCAATTTGGCAATGGATAGTCTGATTAATGCTTCATCTTTTACAGCTGGGCCCCTGATTTCGGTTTATCGTTTGCCCGGAGTAAATGACGAAGTACAGTGGCGAATCGTTTATGTGTTAGCGCAGCGATTCAACTCAGCTTACATACCTTTTTTTTGCGAGGCGCTAAAAAATAAAAGTTGGCTGGTTCGCACTGAAAGTGCCATTGCGCTGACCCGGTTGAATAAACCGGAGGTGTTAAAACAAATGACGAGTATGCAAAATGATTCCTCAGAGATTGTTCAAAACAATGCTCGCTGGGTAATTCGTTGTTTAAACGAAAAATAA
- a CDS encoding protein-L-isoaspartate(D-aspartate) O-methyltransferase, with the protein MFRILIAILLVFVPMVSSSQNDAFFNERRKMVELQLKNRGISNEAVLAAFQQVPRHEFVIPEYIKWAYADSPLPIDEGQTISQPYIVAYMTEVLDLKPSDRVLEVGTGSGYQAAILAQLCDSVFTIELFEELNKSATKVFRKLEYNNIYCKVGDGYLGWPEKAPFDAILVSCSPSHVPEPLQEQLAEGGRMIIPVGAGNIQKLVLLQKRNGKIRKKEVLPVRFVPMLDEDGGKY; encoded by the coding sequence ATGTTCAGAATTTTAATAGCCATACTACTAGTGTTTGTACCAATGGTAAGTAGTTCGCAAAACGATGCATTTTTTAACGAGCGCCGGAAAATGGTGGAATTGCAGCTTAAAAACCGGGGAATTAGCAACGAGGCGGTTTTGGCAGCATTTCAACAGGTTCCGCGGCATGAATTTGTTATACCCGAGTATATAAAGTGGGCTTATGCCGACTCTCCATTACCTATAGATGAAGGGCAAACCATTTCGCAACCTTATATTGTAGCTTACATGACCGAGGTTCTGGACCTTAAACCATCAGACCGTGTTTTGGAGGTTGGAACCGGATCGGGCTACCAGGCAGCTATTTTAGCTCAATTGTGCGATTCTGTTTTTACCATCGAACTTTTTGAAGAATTAAACAAATCGGCAACAAAAGTTTTCCGAAAACTGGAATACAATAATATCTACTGTAAAGTTGGCGATGGTTACCTCGGCTGGCCCGAAAAAGCGCCTTTCGATGCCATACTTGTAAGCTGTTCGCCGTCGCATGTACCCGAACCTTTGCAAGAGCAGCTGGCTGAAGGTGGCCGGATGATCATTCCGGTTGGAGCCGGGAACATCCAAAAGCTTGTTCTGCTGCAAAAAAGGAATGGAAAGATCAGGAAAAAAGAGGTGTTGCCAGTGCGTTTTGTGCCTATGCTGGATGAGGATGGAGGGAAGTATTGA
- a CDS encoding Rrf2 family transcriptional regulator, which produces MKFSTRTRYGLRAILEIAQSDPEIGIYQKDISANQNISYKYLDHIINSLKVAGLVSKAGGRRSGYILTRKPEGITVYDIHNAFEPGICVVDCLSHNYTCKRKETCSSHGFWGELNNQIIAYLKATTIADLMNKQAILDDIVS; this is translated from the coding sequence TTGAAATTTAGTACAAGAACTCGATATGGGTTAAGAGCTATCCTTGAAATAGCCCAGAGCGATCCCGAAATCGGAATCTATCAGAAAGATATTTCTGCTAATCAGAACATTTCGTACAAGTACCTCGATCACATTATTAATTCGCTAAAAGTTGCAGGTTTAGTAAGCAAAGCCGGCGGAAGACGTAGTGGCTACATTTTAACCCGTAAACCCGAGGGAATTACGGTTTACGACATTCATAATGCATTTGAGCCCGGCATTTGCGTAGTCGACTGCCTCTCGCACAACTATACCTGCAAACGAAAGGAAACTTGTTCATCGCACGGATTTTGGGGTGAACTGAACAACCAAATCATTGCTTACCTGAAGGCAACAACAATTGCCGACCTGATGAACAAGCAGGCAATACTCGATGATATTGTTAGCTAA
- a CDS encoding PQQ-dependent sugar dehydrogenase → MKATILFITFLFLFFSSNVNAQDGAQLYGQNCASCHGANLGGGNAASLVDGIWQFGAEDGYVFRNIKFGITHLGMPSYEATLNDGEIRSIMSYIRESENKVGAKKPPIAKEIETLDYKIDVEIFAEGLEVPWAIDFIDRNTALITERPGRLRVVENGKLLDEPVKNTPEVLNEGQGGLMDVAVDPDYDENKWIYLAYSHVLTSGYDGNRPPAMTRIVRGKIENNTWTNEEVLFEAAHDSYRTTRHHYGCRIVFDPWGHLFFAIGDRGAGYQAQDFTLPNGKVHRIYKDGSIPADNPFLNEEGAVPSLFSLGNRNIQGMAIHPQTGELWVTEHGPMGGDELNLIEWGKNYGWETITYGKNYNGTIITDVKHKPGMEQPNLYWRPSIAVCGLDFYHGDLFSKWKNKLLVGALKYEEVRLLQIEGDKVIHEEVIVKNQGRVRDVSTGPEGAIYVVLNNPGTVIKLTPQ, encoded by the coding sequence ATGAAAGCAACAATCTTATTTATTACATTTTTATTTCTCTTTTTTTCGAGTAACGTAAACGCTCAGGATGGTGCACAATTGTATGGTCAGAATTGCGCCTCTTGCCATGGCGCCAATTTAGGCGGAGGAAACGCAGCAAGTCTGGTCGACGGAATTTGGCAATTTGGAGCCGAAGACGGCTATGTTTTCCGAAATATAAAATTTGGAATTACACATTTGGGAATGCCATCTTACGAAGCAACGCTTAACGACGGAGAAATCCGCTCGATTATGTCTTATATCCGCGAATCGGAGAATAAAGTGGGAGCGAAAAAACCACCCATTGCCAAAGAAATAGAAACGCTGGATTATAAAATTGATGTGGAAATTTTTGCTGAAGGACTGGAAGTTCCGTGGGCAATCGATTTTATTGATCGAAATACAGCTTTGATAACCGAACGTCCGGGTAGGCTTCGAGTAGTTGAAAATGGGAAATTACTTGATGAGCCGGTAAAAAATACCCCCGAGGTTTTGAATGAAGGGCAGGGTGGTTTGATGGATGTTGCTGTTGATCCCGATTATGATGAAAATAAATGGATCTACCTCGCTTACAGTCATGTATTAACAAGTGGCTACGATGGAAACCGTCCTCCGGCAATGACACGTATTGTACGCGGGAAAATTGAAAATAACACCTGGACAAACGAGGAGGTATTGTTTGAAGCCGCGCACGATAGCTACCGAACTACCCGCCACCATTATGGTTGCCGGATTGTTTTTGATCCGTGGGGACATTTGTTTTTTGCCATTGGCGACCGCGGTGCCGGATACCAGGCGCAGGATTTTACGCTGCCAAACGGGAAGGTACATCGTATTTATAAAGATGGAAGTATTCCGGCAGATAATCCTTTTCTTAATGAGGAAGGCGCTGTGCCGTCGCTGTTTTCGCTGGGTAACCGAAATATTCAGGGGATGGCCATTCATCCGCAAACAGGAGAATTGTGGGTAACCGAGCATGGCCCGATGGGTGGCGATGAGCTGAACCTGATTGAGTGGGGTAAAAATTACGGTTGGGAAACCATTACCTACGGGAAAAACTACAACGGGACGATTATTACCGACGTGAAACATAAACCCGGGATGGAACAGCCAAACTTATACTGGCGGCCATCAATAGCTGTTTGTGGCCTCGATTTTTATCATGGCGATCTTTTTAGTAAGTGGAAAAACAAACTGTTGGTTGGTGCTTTAAAATACGAGGAGGTTCGTTTACTTCAAATTGAAGGTGATAAAGTGATTCATGAGGAGGTTATTGTAAAAAATCAGGGACGTGTGCGCGATGTATCGACCGGACCGGAGGGGGCTATTTACGTGGTACTGAATAACCCTGGAACTGTAATAAAGTTAACGCCGCAGTAA
- a CDS encoding SDR family oxidoreductase, producing MKNVALITGSSTGIGRELAHIHAEKGGDLVIVARSKDKLEALKTELETKHSIKVFVIAKDLGLPESPKEVYDEIKKAGIEIEILINNAGFGGVGVFHELEYEQHMDMINLNVTSLTAMTRLFLPDFVKRNSGKILNNSSTASLMPGPLQAVYFATKAYVRSFSNALSAELSETKITVTNLMPGATETEFGASSGMDKTAMFKKTASARKVAEAGYNAMIKGKIDVISGLTTSQKIMMAFIPFMPKKLLLKTVKNMQQTD from the coding sequence ATGAAGAATGTTGCACTTATAACCGGCTCTTCAACCGGGATTGGCCGCGAGTTGGCCCATATTCATGCCGAAAAAGGGGGCGATCTGGTAATTGTTGCCCGAAGCAAAGACAAGCTGGAAGCATTAAAAACTGAATTGGAAACGAAACACAGTATTAAGGTTTTTGTAATTGCGAAAGACTTGGGATTGCCGGAATCGCCAAAAGAAGTGTACGACGAAATTAAAAAGGCAGGCATCGAAATTGAGATTCTGATTAACAATGCCGGTTTTGGAGGTGTTGGCGTATTTCACGAGCTGGAGTACGAACAACACATGGACATGATCAATCTGAATGTTACTTCGCTAACCGCCATGACCCGCTTGTTCCTGCCCGATTTTGTTAAACGTAATTCCGGGAAAATCCTAAATAACTCATCAACGGCCAGTTTAATGCCCGGTCCGCTGCAGGCGGTTTATTTTGCCACAAAAGCCTATGTGCGTTCGTTTAGCAATGCCCTTTCGGCTGAACTTTCAGAAACAAAAATTACTGTTACCAACCTGATGCCCGGTGCCACCGAAACTGAATTTGGCGCCTCATCGGGAATGGACAAAACAGCGATGTTCAAAAAGACAGCATCGGCACGTAAAGTGGCCGAAGCCGGCTATAATGCTATGATAAAAGGAAAGATCGATGTCATTTCAGGACTAACGACTTCACAAAAAATTATGATGGCATTTATTCCATTTATGCCCAAAAAGCTATTATTAAAAACGGTTAAGAACATGCAGCAAACCGATTAA